The DNA window ATCAAAAAAGAAGTCTCTGCATTGGACTCCACAACCTCAGGATATCACTCATATCAGATTATCTGGTAGTGatatataagaaataaaaattttaggacaaaaacagaaaaggtaaaggtttaccttttcttttttataaaaactctttctttttctttttttattttttaatttcccCCAGGTCGCAAAGGATTCAGATTTGAAACACGTTTATCACTCTTCGCATCTTCGGTGCTATTTCGTTAAGCATGTGCAATACTGCAAATTTCGTTCATTATAGAATCTAATATATACTTCTATAACTAGTGAAACTTACATTACATGCTTATATGGAAAATAACTTGTTTTCAGTAACCAGATTTCATTACCATCATAGGTCATCTTTATTATTTAGCtagtatgattttttttttttttggtattatttGCTTGTTAGTATAACTTTTATTTGATAAGAAAATGGCTTCAAGGTTCATGAACTGAGTCCGCAGAGTAATGGGACGTGACAGTAGGACCAGTCTACCAAACTTAGTGAGAGATATGCTGAGCATCTACAAAAGATTATTCCTCgcaaaaatatttattgcatTCCATTTAATATAACTTATTATGCTCAATGATAAATGAATCAGAACTGTATTCTCATAGAACGAATACATCTAATTCTTCCCCTAAATAAAGCTGCTTTAATCACCAGGACGTTGGGATTCAAAGTGAGACCTTGAATTTCTTGAGAGGATGGACTCTTTTCCTTGATCAATCAAAAtttaacgttttttttttttttgtcatgaatCAAAATTAAACGTTAATTCATCGTAACCTATAGAATATTGTTAGTTTATTGTTAATAGTTCTTTGGATACGTCGTATAGACGTAGCTGTCGTGTGGGGTTCCTTGTATTTCATTTAGATTCAAGGGTTGCATCCTTGGGGGCAGAACAAACCAATGAAAAGAACCTTTAGCATAACACGTGCAGCTTATTTCTACATGTTCAATGACAAAGGTACAAATGCATGTGGGTTTCGATAACAAGATTTGGAGGCCCCAGCACTGAAATTGAAACATAAACATAAGTCTGTTTGATCAGCAGAGCTAATAGAACCACCACGTTAATCATGTTTCTATAATTGACTgcactaaaagaaaaatatactaGATGGATTTAAGAATTATCAACAAAATTAATCGTTTTGGCTATACTAGCTAGTATATCAAAAGCAACTATGAAGCAAATCAAGGAGCCTCTAACCTTATTACTCCATATAGACCATAAGCAATTGCATTAAGCAATTTATTAAGATCTAAAAAATACCATATATGTTTCACAACTTTCAAtcataaaaggaaataaattagAACTTGAAGATGGCAGCACCACTTGATGGCTTCGAAGCAAAAAGATAAAGACCAAGGTCGTCCTTCTTGATAACACCCTTGTCAATCCTCTTTTGGAAATAATGTTCCTGCAACGTATAAAGAATCCATTGTTAAAGacatgttaattaataattacaaattCTCAATGATTTAGGCGGCCTAGTATTGTAGGGATGCAAACCTTCAAATTAAGGATATACTGTGGGACTATGCTCTCTTTCACCAAAGCAACAGCACAGCCACCCCATCCAGCTCCAGTAAGCCTTGCCCCAAGAGCACCATTCTCACGAGAAACTTTTACGAGTTCTTCCAACTCAGGACAGCTGAttcaatcaacaaaaaatatattaaaacaaaaagaagaaaaatatcaacTTTCATGCCAAGAAGGGAAAGTACAGTTTCCAAGAACTATTCCTCATTCTGTCAAAATTTTGAAAGCAAGTATAAGTATGCTGCCAATACCTGCATTCATATAAAACGCTGCAGCTATAATGACTCTCGTTCATTAGGTCACCAAGCTTCTTTAGCATCTCCTCATCACTGAAAAGAATTGAGAAGTTAACTTCcacaaaacagaaaaataacttTAACTCCTATCATGTACTATTCAtacagtaaaataaaaatgttcacTCAAACAGAATTCAGATTTAACTGTAACTTAAATTTTCCAGGGTTAAAATGATCTGTAAATCAGTGTTTTTTTATCCCTATGCTAATGAACTACCAAATACCTGGACAATTCTTCTAGAAGCTTTAAGCAATCAAGAAATATGTGATGcgaatactaataataataataataatcaagagCACAGAAAATGAAACACTAATAAAAGAACAAGGGTTCGATCTCACCTTAGATTTGATGATACAACGTCCTTGAAAGCGTGCACCCTCTTGGCTTCCGAATAAACATGAGCAGCTCTCTGAGAATAAATGCATCAATGCAAAGGCACAGGAAATATTTAGATATCATATAATTGGAGAAAATCATACATGAACTCTAAATAATCAAGAAAATAATCAAAAGGTGCAAAAACTATCTGATCAGCAGTTTTCAATTATTAAAGAAATCCTGAACCAAAAAGCATGACTAATTCCGTACAAACCTATAGGTTTTAAACCaaataattaacaagaaaagTTATGCTCAGAATTGCAACATGGTAATACAAATGCAATCTAGATAATCAGAAATTACCCTACAGTATTACAGTAGTCACTAATCAATAGAGAGCAGAACTAGATGAACAGTTGATACCATATTAAAAGTTATCAACCAAGTGATAACATAAGAATCAGATCTCAATAACTCTGCTAATGAGGATTAGAAAAGAACCTGATGTAATTTGTAGTGCTTTGCAACTTTTAAAACTTCCAAATAAGCAGCATTGCCGCCCAAAAATGACGTCAACTTTTCACCCGTAATTGCCTCAATTTCTTTAGCTGTATATGGTTCTTCCTTCAAATATTCCTGTACCCAGAACATAGTTAAGATTTTAAACAGGAAAATGCTAACAATTTCTATGAACTTAAAAAAAAGGTCAATTTTATATCAATTGAAACAAAATGTTCATAATATGAAGtttagaaagaagaaagaaacttGTCTTGCTTGTCCAATTTTATAGATGGCATAATACCAGGTAAAATTACCTTGACAGCAAGTACTGGATCAGAGGAATTATGTTTACCAGCAAATTGTACACATAATCCTTCAACGTCAGACAATGTGCTCACTTTTGACATTGCCTCTTTGGGATTCAGCCCCAACTTTATACCAAGCACAATCtggaaaatttaaaagaagcaCTCTATTAATATAGTTAACAACACAATAGGATTAGCTAGTTAGCCTAAGCAATAAGCATTTGACTGACACCAAATTAGCAGTTCTAGGAAAAAGGGCCAGAAATAGCAGAAATGAAGAGATAGTGTTATTATCTTGTTCAATAAATAGATATAAACATTTAGATGCTAGGATATTCAAGAACTTACAAGTTAAATCTTATTGAGAGATAAAAATGCTAGTGGTGGATATAAGATATAGGTCGACATTGGAAGGTTGTTACAGAAATAATACAAGAGGATACAACAAATAACATCGATTAGTCTGAAATGTACTTACAGAAGCCAAACGGCATTCAACAACCctattattataatttgtaGCAGCAGTAACAGCCTTCTGAGACTCTGCCAAAGAATGGGCTATCACAAAAGTCCCGCCAGCAGGAAGTTGCACATCAGTTGCACGAATTGGGTTGAAATCAATCAGCTCTGCAAAGCCGGTTTTGGCCATGACAGAGATTGCCTGTCAAGTAAAACAAAGGGGAAAAGTCAAGTCTAGGTTACATGTCAGAATGTCCAGGAAAGAGCAACAAATGTAGGAATTCATATGCTGGATAAAAATGCTGTGAATCATgtaacaattaaaatttattcacAAACAAAAGGGCTGACTGGATACAGAATAATGCACTAATGACTTGATGCAAATGACTTCTACAAAAAATTTAGGTCTCAACTAGCATTTTCAAATTGAGATATCTATCATAGTGGCTAATgagtaaaaagagaaagaagctACAATGCAATATTTATTAAGGCCACTCCACTGGGAGGAGATATGGAATAAAAGACCAAACCTGCATTAGTGATAAGTAATTGGCATACATTtgcagaatttaattttgatgcaatgTCAGTGTAAAGTAGTTTTACACGTGTATCCAATTATGTAATGTCATATCagtaaaaataactactttttaCACTGACCGCATGAATGGTCATCAAAAAGAACGGATGTGATTGCACAACTGTATAAAACGTTTTATACTAtcaatgcatcaaaattaaactctacaTCTGCATTAAAATTGGTATAAAACATCCGTATGAGAAAAGATGTACCCAACCTGATCCATCCCACCAGATTGGGTCCCGACATATCGTTCACAGTCACATGTAACTTGTGCAATTTCTTTCTGTCAACAATATAGGATAATGTATGTTAGGTACAAAACCagggaaaaaatattaaatacacaaattacataattaattataaaaaatacatgaaCTCAACAAGGTGGTAATTGTCCATTTATCCTAGCATATCTTCATTGTGACAGATAGATAAATAAGTTAATTCATTTAGTTGGCACAACCTGACAAGAAGGTCTATTCGAAATGTATCTCAGATAATAGTCAtactaaaaaaactaaaaaagatcATGAAAATCAACAAAGCATGGAGGATAAAGATTTCTGAAACAACAACTTCCGATAGCCTCagtttgatatttgaattgatGACTAGATCTGATTTTTTCTAAGAGTGTAAGAATTGGAATTCCAGCAACACTATCATGTCAGTGAGGGCACTGTAtcaaatagatttttttttcataaagtTGATTTGGCATAAAGTTAATCAGGATGGGCACATCTAAAAGGTTTAACAagctctttctcttttgttaCCTGAATGATACAAACAGTTTCACttctattttcttaaaaaaatcattattattacagttaaaagataaaaagtacAACAAGATGTTACAAATAATTTATCCATGCAAATTTTAACCGGAGAAATTTGCAAGCTCCCCCTGAAGGGAAAAATAGTATTTACAATCAAGTAGAAAATGCAGACCTTTGGGAAGTTAGCATCAAAAGCAGCCATAATAGCAATTGTGGAAGAACAAACAAATGCTGCAGAACTTGATAGTCCAGAACCTGTAAAAATAAATAGTGAATAGATTAATAAATTATGT is part of the Arachis duranensis cultivar V14167 chromosome 1, aradu.V14167.gnm2.J7QH, whole genome shotgun sequence genome and encodes:
- the LOC107462750 gene encoding galactokinase; the encoded protein is MAKHEELPIPIFQSLNDVYGEGSQLEEAKLRFDTAKSKFQEFFGHAPQLFARSPGRVNLIGEHIDYEGYSVLPMAIRQDTIVAIRKNESSKELRIANVNDKKYSMCTYPADPNQQLDLKNHKWGHYFICGYKGFHDYAKAKGVNVGPPVGLDVVIDGIVPTGSGLSSSAAFVCSSTIAIMAAFDANFPKKEIAQVTCDCERYVGTQSGGMDQAISVMAKTGFAELIDFNPIRATDVQLPAGGTFVIAHSLAESQKAVTAATNYNNRVVECRLASIVLGIKLGLNPKEAMSKVSTLSDVEGLCVQFAGKHNSSDPVLAVKEYLKEEPYTAKEIEAITGEKLTSFLGGNAAYLEVLKVAKHYKLHQRAAHVYSEAKRVHAFKDVVSSNLSDEEMLKKLGDLMNESHYSCSVLYECSCPELEELVKVSRENGALGARLTGAGWGGCAVALVKESIVPQYILNLKEHYFQKRIDKGVIKKDDLGLYLFASKPSSGAAIFKF